A portion of the Sabethes cyaneus chromosome 3, idSabCyanKW18_F2, whole genome shotgun sequence genome contains these proteins:
- the LOC128739775 gene encoding zonadhesin-like — protein sequence MVSLWITGLMLVALSIGAANSYTSGIVCPTGSMLQNNQCIQRQTYCPDRFQLVGSMCVGQSVCPPGYVLSNGMCHRISQDSTACNNKQTTTPSCPVGYLYIGNRCEQREVREPDTQTKTATVIAPFSCPDKDHILSRDKCIIHHREQAKCFRGTFRLGQCVIEADCRSGYTLDDYGQCVKVLEAPTSCPNGTVFTEGICQYPNPECPSGYALVNGQCVLEQTAPVRCDSGSSLVNNYCVVAEPKCPAGFERVKNQCVQTRREEAKCPSGSVMRNRVCVAQDVKCSSGYEFRDGHCVIVEKTPARCPMHSQIDGELCVSYQPLCSNGYDYDQRYGQCVKHDKRPAVCESGFSLQGGLCVANVSSCGPGYTIDNGECVREEQRPGRCPAGSRLQNGLCIHSEPLCEYGFEQSEGVCLKYNKKDPICPSGSYYKAGYCRLQNVGCRPGFQLRDSQCVKETSAVPECPVGFIYRRGYCLSRPVCEDNYTLEKGFCRQQIVGSTTCPTGSVLQNGLCVSDDVECLAGFELRGGSCERIHEVSSTCPPEATYHNGQCTVRRTPTCPLGAVLVNGQCHIHESMAPSCPSGYLFQNGMCLQHAPIMPSPCASGCLQQPQPCASNWMCNVQQQCGSCWQQGYPQYQQNAISPVCRPGFTMTNGMCTISVTRPMECPSGFVLTDNECVLNLPMTCGSGAIFENGRCVRRESMQGNCRAGFQMKNNRCIYMHPDCSSGYRLIDGKCVKILERITTCPPGSKRYKNFCAVQPICHSGLKLRDDVCYQVEYDVPRCPAGYIVEGDSCVAAFQCAEGYRFDRDVCVQVEQMSLKCPPDTRQIDNYCVLSGPTCDPGFEMTKGVCAKVYRQPVSCPSNSRYQQGVCITSPRCPVGYQMISGQCSRSEQLPTQCPPDFYIDQNRCVSKEVICPIGYQINRGQCLRETYETLSCPEGTTLRDNLCIAGQPICSPGFKAENSQCVKHIYQMPRCPSETVMIDNSCVRHPVCPTDYRFINGRCSRSLYATVNCNSGTQLNGRCVAPGPNCPDNYQFVDNRCIRKEFTNPTCPLGSRPQQQYCVVDTLKCPSGYEHANSMCLRTSTVDAICPKDHYARNGRCEAERYTHVLVCSQGFSLVMNKCVKTLYAPLSCPADYMLENNVCVKTVSQIADITQPIQASYIPPSNQVFVNTNIPVPGYSATYNSQYNLVSHEKNASSIITTEPHHEPDIFDSFFEDLPSPGLAVHNIVGVTETYQSGSFGTSVSTHNRETFGVITTEPSKLVESTAPLLNCTVYSPKICTLVDDAWECSHTAFEEVHSRYCREDGGLLYLKLNKTHYDSESDTLIIAAVDRVATNGNGNGNGNDEDEEMDYDDELDCSSCIEGEYTCSTGCYTYDCEDECLMIDVNDFCGEFPKPENGCSWKDGCRGSNCTE from the coding sequence ATGGTTTCACTGTGGATCACCGGGTTGATGTTGGTTGCCCTCTCTATCGGCGCTGCCAATTCATATACTTCGGGCATAGTTTGCCCGACGGGCAGCATGCTGCAAAACAATCAATGCATACAGCGCCAAACGTACTGTCCGGATAGGTTCCAACTGGTCGGCTCAATGTGTGTCGGCCAGAGCGTATGTCCTCCTGGGTACGTGCTATCTAATGGAATGTGTCATCGCATTTCGCAGGACAGTACAGCATGCAATAATAAACAAACTACTACGCCTAGTTGCCCCGTAGGGTACTTGTATATCGGTAATCGCTGCGAACAGAGAGAAGTTCGGGAACCGGATACTCAAACAAAAACTGCAACCGTTATTGCCCCGTTCAGTTGCCCGGACAAGGATCATATTTTGAGCCGAGACAAATGCATAATACATCATCGCGAGCAAGCAAAATGCTTTCGTGGTACTTTCCGACTGGGACAATGTGTGATCGAAGCAGATTGCAGAAGCGGATACACGCTGGACGATTATGGCCAGTGTGTTAAAGTGTTGGAAGCACCCACGTCTTGCCCGAACGGGACAGTTTTCACGGAAGGAATTTGTCAATATCCTAACCCTGAGTGTCCATCCGGCTATGCTCTCGTCAATGGACAATGTGTGCTCGAGCAAACTGCTCCCGTTCGTTGTGATTCTGGTTCAAGTTTGGTTAACAATTATTGCGTTGTAGCTGAGCCAAAATGTCCCGCAGGATTTGAGCGTGTGAAGAACCAGTGTGTTCAAACACGACGTGAAGAAGCCAAGTGTCCTAGTGGAAGTGTAATGCGTAACAGAGTTTGCGTTGCTCAAGACGTGAAATGCTCATCGGGTTATGAATTCCGTGATGGCCATTGTGTAATAGTGGAAAAAACACCGGCTAGGTGCCCTATGCATTCGCAAATCGACGGTGAATTATGCGTTTCTTATCAACCGCTTTGCAGCAATGGTTACGACTATGATCAACGGTATGGACAATGTGTTAAACATGATAAGCGGCCTGCTGTATGTGAGAGTGGATTCTCATTGCAAGGTGGATTATGTGTTGCTAATGTGAGTAGTTGTGGTCCAGGGTATACGATAGATAATGGAGAATGTGTGCGTGAAGAACAGCGTCCCGGACGTTGTCCGGCAGGCAGCCGCTTGCAAAACGGGTTATGCATCCATTCTGAACCACTCTGTGAATACGGGTTCGAACAAAGTGAAGGTGTTTGTTTAAAATACAACAAGAAAGACCCAATTTGTCCGAGTGGTTCGTACTACAAGGCAGGCTATTGTCGTCTTCAAAACGTTGGCTGTCGGCCGGGCTTCCAGCTTAGAGACTCCCAGTGTGTCAAAGAAACATCCGCTGTACCAGAATGTCCTGTTGGATTTATCTACAGGCGTGGCTACTGTTTGTCACGACCGGTCTGCGAGGACAATTATACCTTGGAAAAGGGATTTTGCAGACAACAAATTGTAGGTTCTACAACCTGTCCAACAGGATCTGTTTTGCAGAATGGGTTATGTGTCAGCGACGACGTAGAATGTTTGGCTGGTTTTGAATTACGGGGTGGAAGTTGTGAACGAATTCATGAAGTAAGTTCAACATGTCCTCCTGAAGCTACCTACCATAACGGGCAGTGCACTGTAAGAAGAACACCCACGTGTCCACTCGGAGCAGTGCTGGTCAATGGTCAATGTCATATCCATGAATCAATGGCACCGAGCTGTCCTTCTGGATATCTTTTCCAGAACGGTATGTGCTTGCAACATGCTCCGATAATGCCATCACCCTGTGCTAGTGGATGCTTGCAACAACCGCAACCTTGTGCTTCAAACTGGATGTGCAATGTCCAACAGCAGTGCGGATCATGTTGGCAGCAGGGCTATCCACAATACCAACAAAATGCAATATCACCAGTGTGTCGTCCAGGATTCACAATGACCAACGGTATGTGCACCATATCAGTCACCAGACCAATGGAATGTCCATCTGGCTTTGTACTTACGGATAATGAATGTGTTCTAAATCTTCCGATGACATGCGGGTCAGGCGCCATTTTTGAAAACGGTCGTTGCGTTCGTCGGGAATCTATGCAAGGAAATTGTCGTGCCGGATTCCAAATGAAGAATAATCGTTGCATCTATATGCATCCTGACTGTAGTTCAGGTTATCGTCTGATAGACGGCAAATGTGTTAAAATACTGGAAAGAATAACAACCTGCCCTCCTGGTAGTAAGAGGTATAAAAACTTTTGTGCTGTTCAGCCAATATGCCATTCTGGATTAAAGCTACGTGATGACGTTTGCTATCAGGTAGAGTACGACGTTCCACGTTGTCCTGCCGGTTATATTGTTGAGGGTGATTCCTGTGTAGCTGCATTCCAATGTGCCGAAGGATACAGGTTCGATAGAGACGTTTGTGTGCAGGTTGAGCAGATGTCTTTGAAATGCCCTCCCGATACAAGACAAATAGATAACTACTGCGTTTTATCTGGTCCAACTTGTGACCCAGGCTTCGAAATGACCAAAGGGGTATGCGCGAAAGTATATCGACAACCTGTTTCTTGTCCATCAAATAGCCGTTATCAGCAAGGAGTATGCATTACGTCACCTCGATGCCCGGTTGGTTATCAAATGATATCTGGCCAATGTTCTCGGTCAGAGCAATTACCCACTCAATGCCCCCCAGATTTCTACATTGACCAGAATCGATGTGTTTCAAAGGAGGTCATCTGTCCAATCGGTTATCAAATCAATCGGGGACAGTGTTTACGAGAAACTTACGAAACTCTGTCATGCCCGGAGGGTACGACGCTTCGTGATAACCTTTGTATAGCCGGACAACCAATATGCTCACCTGGTTTCAAAGCAGAAAACAGTCAATGTGTAAAACACATTTACCAAATGCCACGTTGTCCTTCGGAAACTGTGATGATCGATAATAGCTGTGTAAGACATCCAGTATGTCCAACTGACTACCGATTCATCAACGGTAGATGTTCCAGGAGCCTTTACGCTACAGTCAATTGCAATTCTGGAACGCAACTAAACGGTAGATGTGTTGCTCCTGGACCAAACTGTCCCGATAATTACCAGTTTGTTGATAATCGTTGCATTCGTAAGGAGTTTACCAATCCAACATGTCCCTTGGGATCTAGACCACAACAGCAGTATTGCGTAGTAGACACGCTTAAGTGTCCTTCGGGATACGAGCATGCAAACTCCATGTGCTTGAGAACATCTACAGTGGACGCCATTTGCCCAAAGGATCACTATGCTAGGAATGGTCGTTGCGAAGCTGAACGCTACACCCACGTACTTGTTTGCAGTCAAGGATTTAGCCTAGTAATGAACAAATGTGTCAAAACACTTTACGCACCACTTTCTTGTCCTGCCGACTACATGTTAGAAAATAATGTATGTGTGAAAACAGTCAGCCAAATTGCTGATATTACACAACCAATTCAAGCTAGTTATATACCACCGAGTAACCAAGTGTTTGTTAACACCAATATACCAGTACCTGGTTATTCTGCAACATACAATAGCCAGTATAACCTTGTGTCGCACGAAAAAAATGCCTCTTCTATAATAACTACCGAGCCGCACCATGAACCGGATATATTTGACTCGTTCTTCGAAGATCTGCCCAGCCCAGGACTAGCGGTACACAACATTGTAGGAGTCACCGAGACTTACCAATCCGGGTCATTTGGTACTTCGGTTTCCACACACAACAGGGAAACATTCGGTGTCATTACAACAGAACCCTCGAAATTAGTAGAAAGTACTGCTCCGCTACTAAATTGTAC